A genome region from Mycobacterium florentinum includes the following:
- a CDS encoding polyprenyl synthetase family protein, with the protein MPPVSSLSTTPKPRHGGVSPTAPNPLEDYLALCKQACDGEIDRLYGPGERGSNALYDLILDYPLRGGKALRPALSIATCLGLGGHLEAILPTAATLELYHNAFLIHDDIEDESWWRRGKPTLHIDHGVPIAVNVGDAMLSLSLQPLLDNVERVGLGAALRILRAVAKMTRMTVDGQALELEWVRSNTWKLDDADYLEMVELKTSWYTFITPLQAGAIAAGAAPERMAALESLGRHLGAAFQITDDLLNLRADPEEYGKEIGGDLWEGKRTLMLLHTLRCAEPDDQERAVAILAKRRPSADGELGLTELLDRLAARGELSQTGRAEIEERLQGHHSSECKSLDDIQWLYELMHRVGSLQHARNIAAGHAQKAGALLAGLDWFPRSRHHDVLADLVDYVHGRTR; encoded by the coding sequence ATGCCACCGGTCTCGTCGCTATCCACAACCCCTAAGCCACGTCACGGTGGTGTGAGCCCGACGGCGCCCAACCCGCTCGAGGACTATCTGGCGCTGTGCAAGCAAGCCTGCGACGGCGAGATCGACCGGCTGTACGGCCCCGGTGAGCGCGGATCCAACGCGCTCTACGACCTGATCCTCGACTACCCGCTGCGCGGCGGGAAAGCGTTGCGGCCGGCACTGAGCATCGCGACCTGCCTGGGGCTCGGTGGCCACCTCGAGGCAATTCTTCCGACCGCCGCGACGCTGGAGCTCTACCACAACGCGTTTCTCATCCACGACGACATCGAGGACGAATCATGGTGGCGGCGTGGCAAACCCACGCTGCACATCGACCACGGCGTGCCGATCGCGGTCAACGTCGGCGACGCCATGCTGTCACTCTCGCTACAACCGCTGCTGGACAACGTCGAACGCGTCGGGCTCGGGGCCGCCCTGCGCATCCTGCGGGCCGTCGCCAAGATGACCCGGATGACCGTTGACGGCCAGGCGCTGGAGCTCGAGTGGGTCCGGTCCAACACCTGGAAGCTCGACGACGCCGACTACCTCGAGATGGTGGAGCTCAAGACCAGCTGGTACACGTTCATCACGCCGCTACAGGCCGGCGCGATCGCGGCCGGCGCCGCGCCCGAGCGGATGGCTGCGCTGGAGTCGCTCGGCCGCCACCTCGGCGCGGCGTTCCAGATCACCGACGACCTGCTGAACTTGCGGGCCGATCCCGAGGAGTACGGCAAGGAGATCGGCGGCGACCTGTGGGAGGGCAAGCGAACCCTGATGCTGTTGCACACCCTGCGGTGCGCCGAACCGGACGACCAGGAGCGCGCCGTGGCGATTCTGGCCAAACGCCGCCCGAGCGCGGACGGTGAGCTCGGGCTGACCGAACTGCTCGATCGGCTGGCCGCCCGAGGCGAACTGTCCCAGACCGGCCGGGCCGAAATCGAGGAACGGCTGCAGGGGCATCATTCTTCGGAATGTAAGAGCCTCGACGACATTCAGTGGCTCTACGAATTGATGCACCGGGTAGGCTCGCTGCAGCACGCCCGGAATATCGCCGCGGGACACGCTCAGAAGGCGGGCGCCCTACTCGCCGGTCTCGACTGGTTCCCACGCAGCCGCCACCACGACGTGCTGGCCGACCTGGTGG
- a CDS encoding AAA family ATPase: MLDIDGRVVDRRQELTELRTAVETAGRVSGGCVLLSGAPGVGKSTLTQAFGVEVSGRNCVFAYGRCRDGAPAPYSALADALSSVVRTMEVTGPAERDGWRADLVNVMSGFTGVLSELVPELAPVLGESSDDADLDAADARRRLHRAAIRLVSTTASYRPVVLALDDLQWADRDTLLLLSELLTVSPRNVLVVGAHRTGEFDPSAAGFKSESLNTIELKPLAPEDVEELLAAVCGQSVELGDVAAEFHHRTGGNPLQVRQLLYRAQREGALVPVGPGGHPSWDLRVLMSIEVSATAAEFLGRYLEQLRPADREVLSSLSCIGGEFDLDDATAAAALSPDVVAHTLWACLELRLLEALDGGGQRITNAISRDARYRFSHDRVAEAARAGLSVDEMRAIHLRIGRRLVALGDDRVFEAARHVGIGGLGLADDVERTQFVEAVRRAARKARAQASFPLALGYCRSALDLLGEQRWASHFELTRELQLDAADAALLVGDVPALNALLDEAEEHLHEPADRARLAYLRLKGRVAENRLQEALEIGLQALDELGERVAGDAGKPRMNNAIVRTRLTMRRWSNERLLGLPHCDDQRVIALHRILAELCNLSVLIRPNLLTLLVRKQLDLTLAHGHTPSSPLVVTGYGIVLVLLGDHAGSQRFGEVGMLLAERPEFREARPQTVFMHLDYIRLWRHPIRDGLGELRDAVEEALDQGDQENAGFLAAVLLSQSFWVGRPLAEIDALASSLIPQIRSQPVPSALCQAMQQLCLNLMGRSADPLLLAGESGYDERDVLPAARREGDEVALGVAAAMKQGLHFWCGDYVGAVAATLEAIEHLGGLDGTTPAQLVYLLGALSMIHTAPRERSTARFVHQTLASHRKWAATAPDNYAAPYALIQGAWAHARGQHTKAEHYLHQAIELAEKYQLPIISARAHEQAAALYAETGRTTLHEHMLRSAYQRYLNLGFAVRTDWLAREHPWLLRRDLTGSAGIDPVGAHQLLHALSGARTPDSLANIILGSVADTTGAGRVLFLTGEPENLSVRAINDHGDISIVDGPWTEVPYDRDIVRRVVDGGAPVIVAADDQPTQASRPSILGAPIAVRDKIIGVIYAERDEPGRNFGADHEQAVGFLCAQAAASLWNFQLEARLRAADEYRQSLMDVQSRFVPNELLRILDIDDLRRVRSGYRVEREMTVLISDIRGYTTIIEDMNVAEAGNLAMGFLRAVELPIISYHGMIQDVRGDEIVAVFESEADAVRAGLAMLRSLQEHNQERKALGSEELRVGIGINTGAVAVGLVGGVNRMVLTIIGDAVNLAARIESTNKRYGSAVLISDRTKKRLADSEQFDVRRMERVMVVNRRRPVTIYEVYDEDSAALRDAKRAAQPAFDKAFTLFDAGDVAGARAAFERCRELLPDDPVAPLHLAHCDAVARGEMTPGQDVALLNK; encoded by the coding sequence CTGCTCGACATCGACGGCCGGGTGGTCGACCGACGGCAGGAGCTCACCGAACTCCGAACCGCGGTAGAAACGGCCGGACGGGTCAGCGGAGGATGCGTCCTGCTCAGCGGCGCTCCCGGAGTGGGCAAGTCGACGCTCACGCAGGCCTTCGGCGTCGAGGTCTCCGGCCGCAACTGCGTCTTCGCCTACGGCAGGTGCCGAGACGGTGCGCCGGCGCCGTACTCGGCCCTGGCGGACGCACTGAGCTCGGTGGTCCGGACCATGGAGGTCACCGGCCCGGCCGAGCGCGATGGTTGGCGTGCCGACCTGGTCAACGTGATGTCCGGGTTTACCGGCGTTCTCTCCGAACTCGTACCCGAACTGGCGCCGGTGCTGGGCGAATCGTCGGACGACGCCGACCTGGATGCCGCGGATGCGCGCCGTCGCCTGCACCGTGCCGCCATCCGGCTGGTGTCGACCACGGCGTCCTACCGCCCGGTGGTGCTGGCGCTCGATGACCTGCAGTGGGCCGACCGCGACACGCTGCTGCTGTTGTCCGAACTGTTGACGGTGTCGCCGCGCAACGTGTTGGTCGTCGGTGCGCACCGCACGGGTGAGTTCGACCCGAGCGCCGCGGGCTTCAAATCGGAAAGCCTCAACACCATCGAGCTGAAACCGCTGGCTCCCGAAGATGTCGAGGAGCTGCTCGCCGCCGTGTGCGGCCAGAGTGTGGAGCTGGGCGACGTGGCCGCCGAATTCCACCATCGGACCGGCGGCAACCCGCTGCAGGTCCGCCAGCTGCTGTACCGCGCGCAACGCGAAGGCGCGCTGGTCCCGGTCGGCCCCGGCGGCCACCCGAGCTGGGATCTGCGGGTGCTGATGTCGATCGAGGTCTCGGCCACGGCCGCCGAGTTCCTCGGCCGCTATCTCGAGCAACTTCGCCCCGCCGACCGGGAGGTGTTGAGTTCGCTGTCGTGCATCGGCGGCGAGTTCGACCTCGACGACGCCACGGCAGCGGCCGCGCTCTCGCCCGACGTCGTGGCGCATACGCTCTGGGCGTGCCTCGAGCTTCGCTTGCTCGAGGCACTCGACGGCGGCGGCCAGCGGATCACCAACGCGATCAGCCGCGACGCCCGCTACCGGTTCAGCCATGACCGCGTGGCCGAGGCGGCACGCGCGGGGCTGTCCGTCGACGAGATGCGCGCCATTCACCTGCGCATCGGCCGGCGGCTGGTCGCGCTTGGGGACGATCGGGTGTTCGAAGCCGCGCGCCACGTCGGCATCGGTGGCCTGGGGCTGGCCGACGACGTCGAACGCACCCAGTTCGTCGAGGCGGTAAGGCGGGCGGCACGAAAGGCCCGGGCGCAGGCGTCGTTCCCGTTGGCCCTCGGGTACTGCCGGAGCGCGCTGGACCTGCTCGGCGAGCAGCGTTGGGCTTCGCACTTCGAGCTGACCCGGGAGCTGCAGCTCGACGCCGCCGACGCCGCGCTGCTGGTCGGTGACGTGCCGGCGCTCAATGCGCTACTCGACGAGGCCGAGGAGCATCTGCACGAACCTGCGGACCGCGCCCGGCTCGCCTACCTCCGGCTCAAGGGGCGGGTAGCGGAGAACCGTCTCCAAGAGGCACTCGAGATCGGGCTGCAAGCGCTCGACGAGTTGGGCGAAAGGGTGGCGGGCGACGCGGGCAAGCCCCGCATGAACAACGCGATCGTCCGGACGAGATTGACGATGCGCCGCTGGAGCAACGAGCGACTGTTGGGGCTGCCGCACTGCGACGACCAGCGGGTGATCGCGCTGCACCGGATTCTCGCCGAGCTCTGCAACCTGTCGGTCCTCATCCGGCCCAACCTCTTGACGTTGCTGGTACGAAAACAACTCGATCTCACGTTGGCGCACGGCCACACGCCGTCCTCGCCGCTTGTCGTCACCGGGTACGGAATTGTCCTCGTGCTGCTCGGTGACCACGCGGGCAGCCAGCGCTTCGGCGAGGTGGGCATGCTGCTGGCAGAGCGCCCGGAGTTCCGGGAGGCCCGGCCGCAGACGGTGTTCATGCACCTGGACTACATCCGTCTCTGGCGCCACCCGATCCGCGACGGCTTGGGCGAGCTTCGCGATGCCGTCGAGGAAGCTCTCGACCAAGGCGACCAGGAAAACGCCGGATTCCTGGCCGCCGTCCTGCTCTCCCAGTCGTTCTGGGTCGGTCGCCCGCTCGCTGAGATCGACGCCCTCGCGAGCTCGCTGATCCCCCAAATCCGATCCCAGCCCGTGCCCAGCGCGCTTTGCCAGGCGATGCAGCAGCTCTGCCTCAACCTGATGGGCCGCAGCGCCGATCCCTTGCTCTTGGCCGGCGAGAGTGGCTACGACGAGCGAGACGTGCTGCCGGCGGCCCGCCGCGAGGGCGACGAGGTGGCCCTGGGCGTCGCCGCGGCCATGAAGCAGGGGCTGCACTTCTGGTGCGGCGACTACGTCGGCGCGGTGGCCGCCACCCTGGAGGCGATCGAGCACCTCGGCGGTCTGGACGGCACCACACCCGCACAACTCGTCTATCTGCTCGGCGCCCTCAGCATGATCCACACCGCGCCGCGCGAGCGCTCGACGGCCCGCTTCGTGCACCAGACCCTGGCGTCGCACCGCAAGTGGGCCGCGACCGCACCGGACAACTACGCGGCACCGTATGCGCTGATCCAGGGAGCGTGGGCGCACGCACGCGGGCAACACACCAAAGCGGAGCACTACCTTCACCAAGCGATCGAGCTGGCGGAGAAATATCAACTTCCCATCATCAGTGCGCGCGCCCACGAGCAGGCCGCAGCACTCTACGCCGAGACCGGGCGCACGACGCTGCACGAGCACATGCTGCGGTCGGCGTACCAGCGCTACCTGAATCTGGGTTTCGCGGTGCGCACGGACTGGCTCGCGCGAGAGCACCCCTGGCTACTGCGACGCGATCTGACGGGTTCGGCCGGAATCGACCCGGTCGGCGCGCATCAGCTGCTGCACGCGCTATCGGGGGCGCGGACCCCGGACAGCTTGGCCAACATCATTCTGGGCTCGGTTGCGGACACCACCGGTGCGGGCCGCGTCCTGTTCCTGACCGGTGAACCGGAGAACCTGTCGGTCCGCGCCATCAACGACCACGGCGACATTTCGATCGTGGACGGGCCGTGGACCGAGGTGCCCTATGACAGGGATATCGTGCGCCGCGTGGTGGACGGTGGCGCCCCGGTCATCGTTGCCGCCGACGATCAGCCGACTCAGGCATCACGACCGTCCATACTCGGCGCCCCAATAGCGGTTCGGGACAAGATAATTGGCGTGATTTATGCCGAGCGGGACGAGCCCGGCCGAAATTTCGGCGCCGACCACGAGCAGGCCGTCGGCTTCCTGTGCGCCCAGGCCGCCGCGTCCCTGTGGAACTTCCAGCTCGAGGCGCGCCTTCGTGCCGCCGACGAGTACCGACAGTCGCTCATGGACGTGCAATCGAGATTCGTGCCCAACGAACTGCTGCGCATCCTCGACATCGACGACCTTCGCCGCGTCCGCAGTGGCTACCGGGTCGAACGCGAAATGACAGTTCTCATCAGCGATATCCGCGGCTATACGACCATCATCGAGGACATGAACGTCGCCGAGGCGGGCAACTTGGCGATGGGCTTTCTACGGGCCGTGGAGCTTCCGATCATCAGCTACCACGGCATGATCCAAGACGTACGTGGGGACGAGATCGTCGCCGTCTTCGAGTCCGAGGCCGACGCCGTGCGGGCGGGATTGGCGATGCTGCGCTCCCTGCAGGAGCACAACCAGGAACGCAAGGCGCTGGGCTCCGAGGAGCTGCGGGTGGGCATCGGCATCAACACCGGCGCGGTAGCGGTGGGACTCGTCGGCGGCGTGAACCGCATGGTGCTCACCATCATTGGCGACGCGGTGAACCTGGCGGCGCGCATCGAAAGCACCAACAAGCGCTACGGCTCCGCCGTGCTCATCTCCGATCGCACGAAGAAACGGCTCGCCGATTCGGAGCAGTTCGACGTCCGTCGCATGGAACGCGTCATGGTGGTCAACCGACGGCGACCGGTAACGATTTACGAAGTGTACGACGAGGATTCGGCTGCACTTCGCGATGCGAAGCGCGCGGCGCAGCCCGCATTCGACAAGGCCTTCACACTGTTCGACGCGGGCGATGTCGCCGGCGCGCGCGCCGCCTTCGAACGATGCCGCGAGTTGCTGCCCGACGATCCGGTCGCGCCACTGCATCTGGCGCACTGCGACGCGGTGGCGCGCGGTGAGATGACCCCTGGTCAAGATGTGGCGCTGCTGAACAAGTAG